A genomic window from Algoriphagus sp. Y33 includes:
- a CDS encoding GMC family oxidoreductase — protein MSFQIKNSGEAYDVIIVGSGAGGGMASKILSEAGLSVAVVEAGGDFDPAKDEDRTQLRPPWESPRRGASTRIRPFGDFDAAIGGWDIEGEPYTRKNGTEFDWFRSRMVGGRTNHWGRISLRFGPNDFKRASIDGLGHNWPIGYEDLKPYYDKVDKLIGVFGTKEGIYNEPDGFFLPPPKPRLHELYMKKGADKIGVPMIPARLSMLTRPINEERGVCFFCSQCNRACQVYADFSAGTCLVHPAMKKGKVDLYTHSMVRKVTTDDSGKATGVSFVSKVDMKEYKLKSSVVVLGASACESARIMMNSKSKTHPNGVGNSSGMVGRYLHDSTGTDRMAIVPNLMDRERYNEDGVGGMHMYTPWWGDNKKLDFARGYHIEYWGGMSQPAYGSGGSMNSMRQYIKDEFGEPSQNGGYGIGMKKDIRRLYGSTLGMSGRGESVPMYDNYCEIDPNTVDKYGIPVLRFNYNWTDQEVKQAKHMHDTFEEILTEAGGILLGSKPGPETKYGLLAPGRIIHEVGTTRMGDDPSTSVLNSNCQAHDCDNLFVVDAGPFVSQADKNPTWTILALAWRTSDYIVSELKKKNI, from the coding sequence ATGAGTTTTCAAATCAAAAATTCCGGTGAAGCCTATGATGTGATTATTGTGGGTTCAGGAGCTGGAGGAGGCATGGCCTCCAAAATTCTTTCTGAGGCAGGCCTTTCTGTTGCCGTGGTAGAAGCGGGCGGCGATTTTGATCCTGCCAAAGATGAAGACCGGACACAACTTAGACCACCGTGGGAATCTCCAAGAAGAGGGGCAAGTACACGTATCCGTCCTTTTGGAGACTTTGATGCGGCTATAGGAGGATGGGATATAGAAGGAGAGCCTTATACCAGAAAAAATGGAACTGAGTTTGATTGGTTCCGGTCCAGAATGGTCGGAGGAAGAACAAATCACTGGGGACGTATTTCCCTGCGGTTTGGGCCCAATGATTTCAAACGCGCAAGCATCGACGGACTTGGTCATAACTGGCCCATCGGATACGAGGATTTAAAGCCTTACTACGATAAAGTAGACAAACTTATCGGTGTATTTGGTACCAAAGAGGGGATTTATAATGAGCCCGATGGTTTCTTTCTACCTCCTCCCAAGCCTCGCCTGCACGAGCTCTATATGAAAAAAGGCGCTGACAAAATCGGTGTTCCAATGATACCGGCGCGTCTGTCCATGCTTACCCGTCCTATCAATGAAGAAAGGGGAGTATGCTTTTTCTGTAGTCAGTGTAATAGAGCCTGTCAAGTATATGCGGATTTCTCTGCTGGTACCTGCTTGGTCCATCCTGCGATGAAAAAAGGGAAAGTGGATCTTTACACCCATTCTATGGTGAGAAAAGTCACTACGGATGATAGCGGTAAAGCCACGGGCGTCTCCTTTGTCAGTAAGGTTGACATGAAGGAGTATAAGTTGAAATCCAGCGTAGTGGTATTGGGAGCTTCTGCATGTGAGTCGGCTAGAATCATGATGAATTCCAAATCCAAAACTCACCCGAATGGTGTGGGAAACAGCTCAGGAATGGTAGGAAGATACCTGCATGATTCTACCGGAACTGACCGTATGGCTATAGTGCCAAACTTAATGGACCGTGAGCGATATAATGAAGATGGAGTAGGTGGCATGCATATGTATACACCTTGGTGGGGAGACAACAAAAAGTTGGATTTTGCCAGAGGATACCACATCGAGTACTGGGGCGGAATGAGCCAGCCGGCCTATGGAAGTGGTGGAAGTATGAATTCCATGCGCCAGTATATCAAGGATGAGTTTGGTGAGCCAAGCCAGAATGGGGGGTATGGAATAGGTATGAAAAAAGATATCCGTAGACTCTATGGCTCTACTTTGGGAATGTCGGGCAGAGGTGAAAGTGTGCCTATGTATGATAACTACTGTGAAATCGACCCAAATACAGTAGATAAGTATGGGATACCTGTATTGAGATTCAACTACAACTGGACTGACCAGGAGGTAAAACAGGCCAAACACATGCACGATACCTTTGAGGAGATTTTGACAGAAGCCGGTGGTATTCTCCTTGGATCTAAACCGGGTCCGGAAACTAAATATGGCCTATTGGCCCCGGGAAGAATTATACATGAAGTAGGAACTACACGGATGGGTGATGATCCTTCTACTTCGGTGTTGAACTCGAATTGTCAAGCTCATGACTGCGACAACCTGTTTGTAGTGGATGCGGGACCTTTTGTGTCTCAGGCGGATAAAAATCCGACATGGACAATTTTGGCCTTGGCCTGGAGAACCTCCGATTACATTGTTTCTGAATTGAAAAAGAAAAATATCTAA